The Vespula vulgaris chromosome 4, iyVesVulg1.1, whole genome shotgun sequence genome has a segment encoding these proteins:
- the LOC127063003 gene encoding zinc finger protein 76-like, which translates to MSQDEESTGFVTSTITNQEETGTVLHELSNNSADVLGCLSVMIDEGNTNNVQVQELVLDEQLLGTTLTAITLPDGTQAYLTNNFSDDESPLNGDATLELENGETILLRDLSEFADGKTLQLEVDPAFLDAQNTSVDITENTYPQVEFINGTAYMVASHLNVGDDLWEIEDGKLKKKEPKILINKLSEQKIRHPCPREGCTKVYSTPHHLKVHERSHTGQRPYRCTHPKCKKSFSTGYSLKAHLRTHTGEKPYKCPNEACNKSFKTSGDLLKHVRTHTGERPFMCPFEGCGRSFTTSNIRKVHVRTHTGERPYKCTQPKCGKAFASATNYKNHIRIHSGEKPYVCSIENCGRRFTEYSSLYKHHLVHTQQRPFECKVCFRRYRQSSTLVMHKRTAHALVDSDDSTDIFLQDTLDGSIQSNNKEKSSTIRENKLTTEKETQLQVSKVSEDITDPEPQILLVSDPSHIAALQQIGLDDSFVDPPIDTTFEGLNIKIEDIEFGWN; encoded by the exons ATGTCACAGGATGAAGAATCAACGGGTTTTGTCACGAGTACTATTACGAATCAGGAAGAAACCGGTACAGTTTTACACGAATTATCG AATAACTCGGCTGATGTTTTGGGATGTCTGTCAGTCATGATTGACGAAGGAAATACAAATAACGTCCAGGTACAAGAACTTGTTCTGGACGAACAATTACTCGGTACAACCTTAACAGCAATAACATTACCTGATGGAACCCAAGCATATTTGACAAACAATTTTAGCGACGATG AATCTCCACTTAATGGGGATGCGACTTTGGAATTGGAAAATGGAGAAACTATTTTATTACGAGATTTATCTGAATTTGCGGATGGTAAAACTCTTCAGTTGGAGGTAGATCCAGCTTTTTTGGATGCTCAAAATACTTCTGTAGATATCACAGAAAATACATATCCACAAGTAGAATTTATCAATGGAACAGCATATATGGTTGCTAGTCATTTAAATGTTGGCGATGATTTATGGGAGATAGAAGATGgaaagttgaaaaagaaagagcccaaaattttgataaacaaATTGTCTGAACAAAAAATACGACATCCTTGCCCTAGAGAAGGATGTACAAAAGTGTATAGTACACCGCATCATCTCAag GTGCATGAACGTTCTCATACTGGCCAGCGACCTTATAGATGCACACATccaaaatgtaaaaaaagtttttccaCTGGTTATAGTTTAAAAGCTCATTTGCGGACACATACCGGAGAGAAACCTTATAAGTGTCCTAATGAAGCATgcaataaaagttttaaaacatctggagatttattaaaacatgTTAGGACTCATACAGGTGAACGTCCTTTCATGTGTCCATTCGAAGGATGCGGTCGATCGTTCACAACGAGCAATATCAGAAAG GTGCATGTAAGAACACATACTGGCGAACGTCCGTATAAATGCACGCAGCCTAAATGTGGTAAAGCCTTTGCTAGTGCAACAAACTATAAgaatcatatacgtatacattctGGTGAGAAGCCATATGTATGTTCCATAGAGAATTGTGGAAGGAGGTTTACAGAATATTCTAGTCTTTATAAACATCATCTT GTTCATACACAACAAAGGCCATTTGAGTGTAAAGTGTGTTTTAGGAGATACAGACAAAGCAGCACACTTGTAATGCACAAAAGAACAGCACATGCATTAGTTGATAGCGATGATAGtactgatatttttttacaagataCTTTAGATGGATCTATTCAAAGCAAcaataaagagaagagtagtacaataagagaaaat aaattaacaactgaaaaagaaacacagcTTCAAGTTTCTAAAGTATCTGAAGACATAACAGATCCTGAACCACAAATTTTATTAGTTAGTGATCCATCTCATATAGCTGCTTTACAG CAAATTGGATTGGATGATAGTTTTGTTGATCCTCCAATAGACACAACATTTGAAGGATTAAACATAAAGATCGAAGACATAGAATTTGGTTGGAATTAA